The Cyprinus carpio isolate SPL01 chromosome A3, ASM1834038v1, whole genome shotgun sequence genomic interval acattttagagtggccttttattgtggcgagcctaaggcacacctgtgcaataatcatgctgtctaatcagcatcttgatatgccacacctgtgaggtggattgATCATCTCGGCCAAGGAGAAGTGCTCACCAACACAGATCTTTGAGTTCAACTCATGAAAAAAGGAGGCAAAGACAAGTGTTGCGTTTatcattttgttcagtgtagtttgGTATTTCAGTATTTTCCCAAAATCAGGTATCATTTACGCCATTTAGAATGCCGTACATATTGGACACAAAGCTCAATGCCAGACGGCTGCTTTCAAATGCTCACATGTTCTTTGTATGCGTTTGTTCCAAAGAGCACGCAGCTGTGCATAACTCCtaattaaatgcatttgcatcttaaaatgcttttatgatgTGAAATTAATGTAAACAGCCAGTTATGTTTTAAGTAGAGGACAAAACATCTGAAGTGTtaaaatagatctgtgcattagtgtgaatgcagcctaCTTTAGCCTGTATTAAGACTTGGCGCTGTCAAAAATATCACTagtaatatagtttatatttgtttgtatgttttgaagctaCATTTCGTTAGTTATAATTAACATacaattgttttgatttattaccttataatctttttttatttgaaaaaaaacaaacaaacttggaATTAAAGTAAAAAGTACTATAAATCTTGttcctacattatttttctatacatACACTCACTGGGTTTTTAACCTGCAATATGCACttaaagattcccacccctattAAATACACTAGTAACACAACATAATAGTTTTATAATGCACTTAATATTTTCATTCCACAGTAACTATTTCATAATAGCAATAAGGCACTCCAGGTTGTTCTACATTGCAAATATAGTAGATTATGATCTATCCGGCTAAGAAAGCCCTTTAGCTGTCACTAATTGCACAACACTGTACAAGTCTCTCATACTTTCTGGtgtaattttacacatttattgttAACATCTAAGTTTTATTAAACCACTTACCTTGTTCAGCCTCCCTGTGAGATTGACTACAATTTTCCCGGCTCTGTGATCATCAATGATCTCAAATTCGCCAATGTAACCTGCAAAGACCACACAACGAGATTGAAAATGtcgtcattcattcattctcagcTGTCATCCTGGGTAACATCTCACAGGTTCAACAGAAGTCAACTgtataggtttggaacagcattGCATGGAATATCTATTTAAGACGGACCAATGCATGCTTTTCGTAACACACAAGAGCAGAATGCACAGATTTTCTTGTGTCAAGCTCACTCACCGTGCTTCATCATCACAGTAAGAAAGCGCACTATGACTTTAGAGCAGGGCCTGAGGAGAACCTGGCGCTTCCCCCGTTTCTCAGCATTGTTGATGCTTTTCAGCGCATCGGCGAGAACGTTCATGCGCACCATGATGCCTGCGGAGGAAGAAAACCACGTGATTCATCTCACATATAGCTCCATTTATCCATTACATAGACTGAAGTAATCTCTGTCACGAGCCAAGCGCTACTTTAAAGCCAGGTACATATCGACAAAACGGATGTATACGTAACGTCAGTTAAATCGTGTTTCCTTGGAAACCGAAAAAAATGTACACAAGGCACACCTGAACTCAGTTTTCTCCAGAACCGTGCGCTACGATTAGCGTTCTTGGTAGTGTGTTTAATAGTAAGCGAATGAAGCTATAGGAGCTCGTCTTGACCATAAACCTTCCCCTTTCATAATAACAtgtatttgtggttaaaaagaGGCTCCGGACTGCTTGAGTGCTTCGGTTTGACTCGGTTATCCCCGTCTGTCCCTCAGTGACAAGGACAGACGCTGCCGAGTGCTGGAGAGGTTTGGACAGTCGTGAACATCGGGGCAATATATCCGTTCATACAGGCACGAGTAACCAAATGACTCACTGACCTGGCGTTTAGGCTTCTCGTAAACATATATTTCAGTCTAAATGTGGCCGATACACGACGATGTCCGTGATTTTCAACAGATTATACGAGCATTGCAGCGATCCTGAACCTTACCAGTTCTGCAATATGGCGGAAAGAGGAAGGAAGAGGGGCGCGCGGCGCGATTAGGGAATAATGTAGTCTCGCGAGAACACAGAGGGACGCTGCGTGTTGTATTATCTGTATGACTGCCACCTACTTGTCTGGAGCGTCTCGTGACGGCCATCTAGACTGCATAAAAACGGGTGACCACAGAAACAAAGAGAATATTTACATAACATTCATCAGCGTTTTTAGAAGTATCAGTTAAGGATCCAGGAGTCAGTCTCTACCTGTACTTTTCATTGCAACGCATTGTTTCCAGCCTCACTACACCCAACCTGACCCCTAactttttaaattcttatatGCACTAATATTCACCATTCATTTTTAGTTACTTTTGTATTTACGTACtctttgacagacagacagatagatagatagacagacagacagatatatagatagatagacagacagatatctagatagatagacagacagatatatagatagacagacagatatatagatgatatatagatagatagacagacagacagatagatagatagacagacagacagacagatagatagatagacagacagatagatagatagatagacagacagatatatagatgatatatagatagatagacagatagatagatagataggtagatagataggtaaatagacagacagatagacagatagatagagagctagacagataaatagacagatagatagacagatagatagatagatagatagatagatagatagacatagatatatagatgatagacagacgtacagatagatagacacagacagacagacagacagatagatagatagatagatagatagatagatagacggacggacagacacagacacacagacagatatatagatagacagatagatagatagatagatagatagatagatagatagataaatagatagatagatagacagacgggaCAGacatagacatacagacagatatatagatagacagatagatagatagatagatagatagatagatggatagatgaatgaTGGATGTgttgcagacagacagatatatagatagatagacagacagatagatagacagacagatagatagagagatagacagacagacagacagatagatagatagatagatagatagatagatagatagacggagggacagacagacagatatatagatagatagaaagacagatagatagagagatagacagacagatagatagatagacagacagacagatatatagatagatagatagacggacagacacagacagacagatatatagatagacagacagatagatagatagatagatagatagacagacagacagacagacagacacggacagatagatagatagatagacagacagacagatatatagatagatagacagatatatagatagacagacagacagatatatagatagatag includes:
- the rps15a gene encoding 40S ribosomal protein S15a, whose protein sequence is MVRMNVLADALKSINNAEKRGKRQVLLRPCSKVIVRFLTVMMKHGYIGEFEIIDDHRAGKIVVNLTGRLNKCGVISPRFDVQLKDLEKWQNNLLPSRQFGFIVLTTSAGIMDHEEARRKHTGGKILGFFF